GGCGGACTTTGGAACAAAGCCGCATGGCGGCGAGAGCCAAAAATTGAACAGTTAAACGTCGGGCTAGTTGAACAAGGCGAAAAGCTTTGGCTGTACCGTGTAGAAGACGCAGTGCTGATGGTAGAGGTGAAGCCGCAGGCGACCTCAACAGACGCCCAGACTCATACCATCGGTCAAGTGGTGCTCAAACGCCTGATTAGCGCCGAGCAAGCACTTGAACGACTGTGTGCGGCAGAGTCCATCTTTAAACTCGATCGGTTGCAGCAATTAGAACTGACTCAAAATCCATAATGGGGTCAATTATGGGGTAGCGGCCGTTGCCAAACCGGGGAAGTTACTAATTGCGCGTTGGAGACGAGCCAGGGAGCGGTTATAACCCAAAATTGCTTGAATTCGGTTAAATTCAGCCAAGGTTAGATCCGTCTCCGCATCAATCACTTCAGTTTGCGTTCCAACCCCTGCCTGGAAGCGCAACCGTGCTAGCCGCAAGGCTTCGCGGGCTTGTTCAAGCGCAATCGAGGCAGTTTGAATATTTTCAAACGTTGAAACCAACTCAAAGTAAGATTGCTCCACTTGCAGGCGGACAAGATTGCGGTTGTTGGCGAAATTAGTTTCCGCGATCGCAATATCTGCCTCTTCCTGTCTGACTCTGGCTCTGGCTTCACCGCCATCAAACAAGTTCCAGTTCACCCGCGCTCCCAACGTATAACCATCCCCCGTTCCGGTTGTTCCCAACGGGTCATCTGAGGAAGTTCTCAGCACGTTGTAGTTGGCAAACAGGCTAATGCGGGGATTGCGAGCCGACAAAGCAGCGCGACGTTGAGCTTCATTCAACTCTCGCTGCACCAACTGCTGTTCGAGTTCGGCCCGATTTTGAAACGCCAGAACAATGCTATCTTCTAACGGCAATTCCCAACGGCCGGCAATTTGTACCGGATCGGCGGCGGTGAGATCGACAAACTGGGGAATGCTCAGGCGGCGGGCTAATTGGCGGCGAGCGGTTCGCAATTGAGCGATCGCCTCTGTTAACCGCTGTTGCTCGTTAGCAAACTGCACCTGGGCTTGCAGAACCGCAAACCGGGTGCCAACCCCAGCCTGCTCTAGAGCTTGAGCATCTTGCAAACTGCGTAAAGCATTATTCACCGACTGCTGGCGAATCCGAATTTGCTCTAACGCCTCCTGCAAGTTGTAATAGTCCTCAGTCACATCCAAGCGCAACTGCTCGCCTAAACGCTCCACCTCTAACTCAGTGACGCGCTGCTGTCGTTCGGCGGCTCGGATGTTTGCCGATCGCAATCCCCCCGTATACAAGTCATAACTCAGTTGCAATGTCCCTGAGAGCGTATTCGTCGGTGCATCCGGATTCGGGCCTCCAGGAGGAGAACCCGCCGCCGCAATTTGTCCGCCCGGAGATTGTTGTCGGCTGGCATCCCCTTGTAAGCTCAGGGTGGGGTATTCCGCAGCTAGGGCTTGGCGCACCACTGCTCTAGAGCGTTCGTATTCTAGGCGAGCAACCTGCAACTCCTGATTATTCCGGCGGGCCAACTCTAGCGCTTGTTCGAGGGTTAAGGGTTGAGTTCCCTCTAGACGCACCTCTTCCGGTCGGGTGGGAAACAGTAAAGGATTGGTATCTGGATCGAGGTACAGCGAATCGGGTGATTGAGACACGCTAGGGCGTTCTGGGGCGAAGGGAGCTACACCCGGTACCTGAGCAGGCGGCGTTCCTGACGCGATAGATGCTGGATTTTGCGGTTGAACGGGGGTAACTTCAGCTTGCAGTTGAACGGGAGCCACTTCAGCTTGGGCTTGAACGGGAGCCACTTCAGCTTGCGGTTGAACGGGAGCCACTTCAGCTTGGGCTTGAACGGGAGCCACTTCAGCCACCCTAGCGGCCTCTGAAACTGGAGAGACAACTATCTGGGGCTGAACGGGAACGGCTGGTGACGGGCTAGCGGCTGCCAGCAATGGGGTTTGAATCCGTTCGGGTTCTGAAACCGCCAGTTGGGGTTGCAACGCTCCTCCAGAGGGTTCTGGTGAGGTTGCTTGCGCCAATAACAGAGGCGCTGGATTTAAAATCTCGCTCGCTTCAGGGTTCTGAGATTGAGCGATCGCAGGAGCTGGCTGAAGGGTCTCGTTTTTGAGAGAATTCAGCGCAGCCGAATCTGTGTTGTTGCTACTCAAAGCAAGAGCAGCACTGACACTCACACCAAAAATATATCGGAAGTTTCGCATAGGTTCTGATCTGTCCGCAGTCCCAAAGGTTTGTACTGGGTCAAGCAAACAACCTTAAGCAGGATAATGGCTTGCTCATTAGCTTGGCAAACAAATCTTAGCGTTTGATCGTCCTAATTGGCTGTCAAGGAAATTTTGGATCGGCAAATTAGCCGTGACATAATGTCAAACAGTGCAAGTTGGATTGGTTTCTATAGGTTAAAACCTGTGGTGTAAGCGAGTGAACAATATTCCTCCCGTTGATTTAAAGCAGCAGTACGAAGCGATCGCCTCAGAAGTGGCTCCCGTTGTGTTGGAGGTGCTGGCTTCTGGGCGCTATATTGGTGGGCCTGTCGTTGAAGCGTTTGAAGCCGAATTTGCTCAGTCGGTAGGAACTTCAGAGTGTGTCGCGTGCAATTCTGGCACCGATGCCTTATTTTTGGCGTTGCGGGCCTTGGATATTGGGCCGGGCGATGAGGTGATTACCTCGCCGTTTACGTTTATCGCCACCGCAGAAGCGATTATTTTGGCGGGTGCTACGCCCGTATTTGTGGATATTGAGGCGCAAACGTTTAATTTAGACCTGCAACAGGTTGAAGCGGCAATTACCCCTCGGACGCGAGCGCTGTTACCCGTTCACTTGTTTGGACAACCTGTAGATATGACCCGCTTGATGGCGATCGCCCAGGCGCATCAGTTGGCGGTGGTGGAAGATTGCGCCCAAGCTACGGGAGCAGAGTGGGCGGGGCAAACGGTGGGGAGTATCGGTCATGTGGGCTGTTTTAGCTTCTTCCCCACGAAGAATTTAGGCGCTTGCGGCGATGGTGGGGCGGTGACAACCCACGATCCGGCGATCGCGGCGGCGGTGAGAATGTTGCGCGAGCATGGCAGCAAGGAACGCTACCTGCACGAAGCAGTGGGGGTCAATTCCCGCTTAGATGCCATCCAAGCTGCGATTTTGCGGGCAAAGCTCAAACACCTGCCCGCCTGGAATCAGCAGCGCCGACAGCGGGCCGCCCGCTACCACGAACTCTTACAACCGCTTCCCCACATTACTTGCCCTCAAGCACCGACGGGGGGCGTTAGCACTTGGAACCAATACACAATTCGCGTTAAAAGTCAATCCCCCGATCGCGATACCGTTCGCAATCGGTTGCAGGCCAAAGGGATTAGTTCAATGGTGTATTATCCCTTACCCTTGCACTTACAACCCGTGTATCAAAATTTGGGCTATCAGCCCGGACAGTTCCCCGTTGCCGAACAAGCTTGTCAGGAAGTCCTGTCTTTACCGATGTTTCCCGACCTGACCGAAGAACAACAACTCGCAGTCACCTACGGCTTAAAAGACAGCCTGACGCTTGCCTAAACCGTCGCTTATCCTGGGTAGGGGCAACCCCTCTACTCAGCAGATCCCGGCGAGGCTTTACAAACGTTAATATTCTGCCCAAAAAAGTTGTAGTTTCTTATACTATAGTTAAGAAAAAGATAAAAATTTCTGCTCCCGGTTAGTTGAAGCCGTATAGCAGCTTGTTTTCCTCCAATTTGAGATTATTGTTTTCGTCCGTATTAAACAGCAGCTTCGTGGGCTTTAAGAACATCTGGCGAGCAGTCTAGCACCCCTTGAAGGTGCAGAAATTTTATCGCTTCGATAGTCAGTTGTTCGTCAAAGAGGCAGATCATCGCGTGAAGCACCATCCACTCCAGCGTTTAAGGGTTTATGACGCAGAGGCGATCGCTCAATACTACAAGTATCGTCCCTGGCTCACCCTCTGGCGAAGCATCGTCGCCATTTGGTACTTTGCTGGATTTATCCTCGGTTTACAAATCGACAAATGGACCGGCCAAACCGAGAAACGCAAACTCAAACGCGCCGTCCAACTCCGAACCATTCTCACGCGTTTAGGCCCAACCTACATCAAAGTCGGACAAGCCCTTTCTACCCGGCCCGACCTGATCCGCAAAGACTTTTTAGAAGAACTGGTCAAACTCCAAGACCAACTTCCCCCCTTTTCCACTACCGAAGCCTTCAACATTCTGGAAACCGAACTCCAGCAACCGATTGAGGCCATTTACCGCGAACTCTCGCCCCAACCCGTTGCTGCCGCCAGTTTGGGTCAAGTTTATAAAGGGCGACTGCATAGCGGCGAAGAAGTTGCCGTTAAGATCCAGCGTCCCAACCTCATCCCCGTCATCACCCTGGATCTCGCCTTAATTCGGTGGTGTGCGGGGTGGCTAGCGCCTTGGCTGCCCTTGAATTTAGGTCACGATCTGACCTTAATTGTCGATGAATTTGGTACCAAACTCTTTGAAGAGATCGACTATCTCAACGAGGGACGCAACGCCGAAAAATTCGCCACCAATTTCCGCGATCATCCCCTAATCAAAATCCCCGTCATTTACTGGCGTCACTCCTCCAAACGGGTTCTCACCCTAGAATGGATTCACGGGTTTAAGCTCACCGATACCCAACAAATCGAGAAAAATGGCTTAGATACCGATACCCTGATTACCATTGGCGTCACAGCCGGGTTGCAACAACTGCTCGAACACGGCTTTTTCCACGCCGATCCGCACCCCGGAAACCTGTTTGCCCTGCCCCCGCAATGTCCAGTTGATGGCGATCGCAGTCCGGGAAAATGGTTCCAAGGCGGACGGATGGCCTTTATTGACTTTGGGATGATGGATCAGTTGGACGAACTCACCAAAGAGACCTTGGTTGATGCTGTCGTTCACCTGATTAACAAGGACTACGTTGAGCTTGCAGGCGATTTTGTCCAATTAGGCTTTTTAACCCCTGAAACCGATATCATGCCCATTGTTCCGGCTCTGGAGGCGGTTTTAGGGGACATGATGGGCGAGAGCGTCCGCGACTTTAACTTCAAAACGATTACCGATCGCTTTTCGGAGTTGATGTACGACTATCCGTTCCGGGTTCCGGCCAAGTTTGCCTTAATTATCCGTTCTTTGGTGACACAAGAAGGGATTGCCCTGTCGCTGAATCCCAATTTTAAGATTGTCGATGTGGCTTATCCCTATGTGTCTCGCCGCCTCTTGACGGGCGAGTCTCCGCGACTGCGACGGCGGTTAATTGAGGTGCTGTTTAAAGGGGGCCGCTTCCGCTGGGATCGGCTAGAAGAGATGATTGCGATCGCCCGATCGGATCATTCCTTCGATCTGCTCCCTACTGCCCAACTCGGTTTAAACTATTTGCTGTCTGAAGAAGGGAAGTTTTTACGCTCTCAGCTATTGCTAGCCTTAACTGAAGACGATCGCCTGCATACCGAAGAAGTCCGTCGCCTGTGGAACTTGATTAAAGAAGATATCGAACCCTCGCAACTGTTTAACGTAGCGTTGGGGGCATTGGCGAACTTTTCTAGAGAAGGGGCGGCCGCTTTAATTCCCTCAATGGCCACTTTCAAGTCATGATGATTAAGGCAAAGATTGTTGCATAAATTCCGAGGAGTGTTAGCGTGCCTGGATTTGTCGATCCACCTTACTTTTTACTCGTTGCCGGGTTATTGGCAGGAATTACCTCTGGGTTAGCCTTTGATGCCACGCTGAAGCAGTCAGTACAGGAATGGTCTAAAAACCGCTCTACCCGTACTTTAGCGAATATGAGAGGCATTAATCTATTCTTACCGTTTCTGGGGATATCGGCGGGAATTTGTGTATTTCTATCCGCTGGTTTGGAGGTGTTTGGCTTCCCTGGCGCGATCGCCTATGCCATTTCACTCCCTCTGACGCTGTTTATTAGCGGCTTAGTCTGGTATCAACTCGGACAAATCTTAATTCAGCTAGAACGCGGCGGTTCTAAGGCGTTAGATTTGGATTCCTGGGGCTAGTTCTATCTTAAAGTTCGCTTAAGAAATGCGGATAGGAGTAGGAAGTCACGAGTTCAAACTGAGGACAAGGGCGATCGCGCTGACATAATTGTTTGAGGGTTCGGTCTAAAAGCGTCTCTAAACTACTGCGATCGCCCGTCGCTTCAGCCGCAAAACTCCACCAGGTTTGCTGTTTGAGTTGCAATTGACTTAACTCTAGGGCGCATTTCCCCTCGGCTTGCTGATGGTGGCGCTGGTAGCGAATCTTATCAATGGCGATCCACCGACTAGAGGCGATCGCCTGTTGGGCAAATTCTGGCACAATTTCATCTGGACAACTCCACTTCATCCAGCGTTCGCTGTAGCCTTCTCCCAAATTCTCCCAGATGCGCGAACCAAACTGGGTTTCTCGCCATTTCACTTCTAGATTATTTTGGCGGAGTTTAATCCCCAAATCTTCGCGATTGCTTAAATCTAAATAAATATCTTGTCGCTGTTCCTTGGGACTCAGTTGACCGATTTGCGTTTCGGCTAAAAACCATGCTTCGATCTTCTCTGGAACGCTGCCTGCTAAAAACCAGCGCACTTCTACAGAGGTTAACATACAAAACTCGCTGACCGGACTGCTCTTCGATTCTAGAAGGTCGCCTGGTGCGATCGCTGTCGCCTAGAATGCGGTAGCGAAGCGATCGCACCAATCCGCAGACACCCAGGCCCTTATCCCTGGAAAAGATACATCTTATACCGAGCCTCGAACATCTATCTAATGAGGGAGGCATCAGTCAAGGCCTTCCGGGGAACATCAGGGAGACTGTTTAAACCATTCAGTTAAAAAAATTATTAAAATTTGTAATATCACCTCCAGTTCCCAGCATTCTCGACTCTCCGGAATTCCATTACAGGTGCATCCTCAAGCTCATCATCTCATTCTCTTTTTGTCAGTGAATCCCTATGTTATCTTTTGGACCCGCTGCCCGTCCTGCTTGCGAACTTCAAGGGGGTATCATTTCCTCACCCCACTTTCAACACCCTGAAACCCTCCTGTCTCAATTGCCCGGACTCGTTTACCAGGGCTACTTTCACCCAGAAGGATACATCGAATTTACCTACCTCAGCGCGGGTTGTAAAACATTACTAGGACTCGAAGCCGCAGAACTGATTGCCAACCCCCACCTGTTAACCGAACGCCTACCGCCCGATCGCCGCCAGTCCTTTATTAAAACCCTGCAAACTGCTCAACAGCAACCGCAATTCTGGGAATGGGAAGGATGTTTTGTTACTTCAGAAGGGAAAGTCAAATGGCTAACCTTTTGTGCCATTCCAGAAGCCCAACCTTCCGGGAAAATTTTATGGCAGGGTTGGATGGCAGACATTACCTATACCATGCAGCTAGAGTTAGCGGTACAGCGGTCTAAAACCCGCTTTGCTCAATTAGTGGCGAACGTTCCCGCCGTCATTTACCAATATCGGCAAGGGGCAGACCGCAGCGATACGTTAACCTATATTAGCCCTTATATTCGCGACTTATTAGGCATCAATCCCGATAGCTTGTTACAAGGACAAGACCCTTTTCGGCGGTTCGTGCATCCGGAAGACTTTGATTCTTGGCAAAGCGCGATCGCCCATTCTGCCACCACTTTATCGCAACTGCACTGGGAGGGCCGCCTGATCGATACCTCCGGCGAGATTAAATGGGTCAACACCACCTCGCGACCCAAACAACAGGTGAATGGGGATATCCTGTGGGATGGGGCCTTAATTGATATTAGCGATCGCAAACACGCCGAAATTGCCCTAAGTAACAGCGAACAGAAATATCGTTCCCTCTACGACAGCATGAACGAAGGGGTAATGTTATGCGAAATGCTCTACGATCTAGCAGGCAACCCCACCGACTATCGCATCCTAGAGGTTAACCCCGCCTACGAAGACATTATTGGCATGAAGCGCGAACAAGCCGTGGGAACCTATGCCTCACAATTAGAGGGGATTGGAGAAATTGCCTATCTTGAACAATTTGCCCGCGTTGCCCAAACTGGGGAAGCGATCGCCTTTGAAGCCTATTCTGAAGCCTTAGACAAAGATTTTCGCATCTGCGCCTTTGCCACCGCCCCTCACCAGTTTGCCATCCTCTTTGAAGACATTACCCAGCGCAAACTCACCGAAGTCCAACTCGAACAAACCGTTAAACAGCGCACCCAGCAATTGCAAGATACCATTGCTCAACTGCAATCGGAAATTCAGGTGCGCGAACAAGTTGAAGGGGCTTTACGCCAATCGCAAACGCAACTGGCTAACCTTTTAGAAAGCATCACCGATGGCTTCTTTGCCGTCAACCGCGAGGGACAATTTACCTATCTCAACCATTCCGGCGAGCAAATTTTACACCGTTCTCAGACAGAAGTCCTCGGACAAAGCCTATGGGAGGTTTTTCCAGAATGGCGCGGTTCGCAATTGGAAGGCGCGATCGCAGAAGCGATCGCCACCGGTAAATTAGCCACCTTTGAAATTTGTACCTTAGCCGAGCGTCAATGGCTAGAAGTCCGCATCTATCCCTCCGACGAGGGCTTATCCGTCTTCTTCCACGACATTACCCAACAAAAACACGCCCAAGCCGCCATTCACCAGGCGCAAGAACACTTTCAAAAACTGGCGGAAAACGTTCCGGGGATGCTGTACCAGTTCGTGTTAACCCCGGATGGTAATACCAAATTCTCCTTTGTCAGCGCCGGTTCCCAAGAGGTGTACGAACTCACCCCCCAACAAATCTATGAAAATGGTCAACTGTTATTAGATGCAGTCGATCCCGAAGATCGCGCCACCTTTGTGCAAACCGTCGCCTTCTCGCAACAAAATCTCTCGCCCTGGCGTTGGGAAGGTCGGATTTGGACGCCGAGTGGCAAAATGAAATGGATTAGCGGGGCTTCTCGTCCAGAAAAGACAAGCGAGGGCGAAATTTTTTGGGATGGGATTGTTACCGACATTACCCCCAACAAACTCGCAGAAGCCGAACTCCTCAAACAGCATCAGCGATCGCAACTGCTGGCCGAAATCACCGTTAAAATCCGCCAATCCCTGCAAATTGAAGAAATCTTGCAAACCACCGTCACCGAGGTATTGCGAATTCTCAATTGCGATCGCGTCTTAATTTACCAACTGCTGCCCGATGGCGGAGGCGTCGTCACCTCCGAAGCCACCTCCGGCGACTGTCAGTCCATTTTGGGAGAAACGATTACCGATCCGTGCTTCCACAACCGCTATTTAGAAGCATATCGCCAAGGACGCGTTAGAGCGATCGCCGATTTAGATAACTGCGACGTGCAACCCTGTCATGTCGAACTTCTCAAAAAATTCCAAGTCAAAGCCAACCTCGTCGTTCCCATCCTCCAACGCGAAGATCTGTGGGGACTCCTCATCGCCCATCAATGTACCACCACCCGCGACTGGACCGCCTTTGAACAGGAATTGCTGCAACAACTGGCGAACCAAGTCGGAATTGCCCTCGCCCAGGCGCAACTCCTCGAACAATACATGAAAACCTCTCAGCAACTCGCCAAACAAAACATCATCCTCGAACAAGCCTTAGTCAGCCTGCAAAATACCCAAACCCAACTGGTTCAAAGCGAAAAAATGGCAAGTTTGGGGCAACTGGTGGCTGGAGTCGCCCATGAAATCAACAATCCTGTTAGCTTCATTTATGGCAACCTATCCCACGCCCGCCAATACTTCCACGATCTGCTAGATCTGTTGCATCTTTATCAACACCACTATCCCGAACCCGTTCCCGAAATTGCCGACACGATTGAAGAACTCGATCTCGACTTTATCACCGCCGATCTGCAAAACCTGCTGAAATCGATGAATGTCGGCACCAAGCGCATCCGCGAGATTGTCGAATCGTTGCGAAACTTCTCGCGCCTTGATGAAGCCGAATGCAAAGCGGTGAATTTACACGAAGGCATCGATAACACCCTCTTGATTCTTCAGCATCGCCTGCGGGCTAATCCAGAACGGTCTGACATTACAATCCATAAAGATTATGCCGCCCTACCCCCCATACGCTGTTACGCCGGACACCTCAATCAGGTGTTTATGAATTTGCTGGCGAATGCTATTGATGCCTTAGAAGAAAAGTTGCGTAGCACTCATGCAACCTTTGAACCCACCATTACCATCCAAACATCGGTGTTAGACTCGGTACCGTCCGCTGTGGCAATCCGCATTAGCGATAATGGCATTGGCATGGAACCCGAAACGCAGCAACGCCTCTTCGATCCATTTTTTACCACAAAACCCATCGGTCGCGGTACGGGCTTGGGATTGTCGATTTCTCACTCGATTGTGGTAGAGCGGCACGGCGGACAGATAACGGTACAATCTGAACGGGGTCGAGGCACAACTTTTGAAATTGTTCTCCCCTGGGATGAAAGTTAAACGTTAATCAAGAGTGCGATGAATAACCAACGATTCCGAATGGGTCAGCGACTGGTTTTAGTATTGATAATGATACTGGGCCTGAGTCTGGGTGGCTGCGTCGCTACTGGGGTGGGGTTGCAAAGTTATGTGGATGCGGAAGATGGTTATGAGTTTCTTTATCCGAATGGTTGGGTTCCGGTAGAGGTGCGTTCTGGGCCGGATGTGGTGTTTCGCGATTTGGTGGAACGCAGTGAGAATGTATCGCTGATGATGAGTCCGGTACCGAAGGATCGATTGTTACAAGATTTAGGCGATGCAACTGAAGTGGGGTATCGTTTGAGTAAAAGCGCGATCGCACCTCCCGATTCTGGGCGCGTTGCTGAGTTAGTCAGTGCAGAGTCGCGACAAGCCAAGGGCAAGACCTATTACCTGTTAGAATACGCCGTCAAGCTCAAAGAGGGGGGAGAACGGCATAATTTTGCTAGCGTCGCCATCAGCCGGGGCAAACTGTTTACGTTTAACCTATCCACCACAGAACGCCGTTGGCAAAAAGCCCAAGAGACGTTTAGGCAAGCTGTGGAATCGTTTTCAGTGTATTAAAATGCGTGTCGATCTTCCTCAACTGGTATTAGCTTCTGCCTCTCCGGCGCGGTTGCGCTTGTTGCAAACGGCGGGATTTTCTCCCCAAGTGCGGGTTAGCGATTTTGATGAGTCGCAAGTTCAGTTAAGCCATCCCGAAGCATTGGTGAACCAGCTAGCCACCGCTAAAGCGGAAATGGTGATTCAGTCGCTAGAGACAGATTTAGCCCATGCTTTAGTGTTGGGATGCGATTCGGTTTTGGCCGTTGATGGCGAGATTCATGGTAAGCCAAAAGATAGCACGGAGGCGATCGCCCGTTGGCAAAGGTTGCGGGGAAATTGTGGCGAACTCTATACGGGCCATGCCTTAATTGATTTAGGACGATCGACTCGGATTGTCCGCGCCCAAGTGACGCAGGTTTATTTTGCCCATATTAGCGATCGCACGATTGAAGCCTACGTTCGCACCCAAGAACCCCTCAAGTGTGCGGGGGCTTTTGCGCTAGAGGGTTATGGCGGATTATTTGTCGAAAAGATTGTGGGCTGTCATAGTAATGTTATTGGTTTAAGTTTGCCCTTATTTCGACAAATGCTAGAGCAGATCGGGTATGAGGTCACAAATTTTTGGGAAACCTCTCTGTAAGATAGAATCAACGCCGTTCTAGTTTGATAGGATGTCTTGTTGAGAATGGCGATCGCAACTCCAATGGCAAGCCCCACTTCTTTCTCGTTTATCCACCTCTAGAGCTATGCACAAGAATCACGCTTCTGGCGGTCAGTTGCTCAATTTTAACCGGGAAGTGCAACACCCCTCGCAACTCGGTCAACTGTGCGGGTCCGATCGACTATTTCGCGATCGCTATGCCATTCATCGGTTATTAGGGCGCGGGGGGTTTGGTGTAACTTTTTTGGCACAAGATATCACGCAGCCAGAGTCTCCCTACTGCGTGATTAAACAACTGTTTCCCAAAGCCAGCGATGAGGCGGCGCTGAAACGGGCGAGAAAGTGCTTTGCAAGGGAAGCCAAAACCCTGCACCAATTAGGCAACCACAGCCAAATTCCGGCGTTATTTGATTATTTTGAGGCCGAGGGCGAATTTTATCTGGTGCAAGAGTATGTTGAAGGAATGACCCTCACCAAGGAAATACGGCGATATGGGACATTCTCGGAAACTAAGGTGAAGCTATTCTTAAGCGAGATTTTGCCCCTATTGCAATTTATCCATTATCAAGGGGTGATCCATCGCGATATTAAGCCCCCCAATATTCTCCGCCGTCAGAGCGATCGCAAGTTAGTTTTAATTGATTTTGGGGCCGTTAAAGAAAAATTAGCCGAAACCACAGCAGCTTTAGATCAACAAACAACCACAACTTCAACGAATTTCGTCGGAACTCTAGGCTTTGCGCCTCCCGAACAGTTGTCCTTGCGTCCGGTGTATGGCAGCGATCTTTACGCATTAGGAATTACCTGCATTTACCTATTAACCGGAAGAACGCCCTTACAACTGCAAACCAATCCGGAAACCGGGGAAATTTGCTGGCGTAATTTTATCCAAGTGGGCGATTATTTAGCCGAAATTATCGATAAACTCATTAAACCTTCGACGCGAGAACGCTATCGGTCTGCTAAAGAAGCCTTGCACACTTTAGATTTAGAAGGTCACATCGACAGTTTAGCCAATTGCATGATGACTAAACCCCTTTCCGGGAAAGAATCTCGCCCCCCCGTAGAAGAACCCGGACAATATCTCCCCCCTGCGGTAAGAACTGCGATCGCAATCCGCAATCGCCTCGCCCGAATGAAGCAAAATAGACCTTCATGGTAGAGGCGATCGCGAAAACCGCCTCTACCAGGTTTTAGCGCGGCGGTTGAATGCACACTTCCTCAATTTCAACCGCGCTGGCCGTGGGGAAGGGATAAAGTTGCGCCAGCGTCAAATAGGCCGCAAAAATTTGCGGGATTTCGATCGTGATAATGGTTAAGCCAACGATGATATCGCGCTTGGTGAGCTTGCGAGATTCAGACTTAGACATGGTTATTTCTCCTGTCAGCAGCAAAGAGGAGTAGAGGTATCAGGTGTTCGATCCCTGATGCTGACTACAATACAGAGTTTATGAGTGACCCCCTGCTGATGATCGACTGTTGATGATCGACAATTTTGTAAACTTGTTTAAAGGCATGAGATGGCAATCCCTGGTAGGAGGTGCTGTAAGATACCAGGTAAGTGTTGCACTATAGTAGAGATTCCCAATTTTTTTACTTTGAGGTGGACTTCAATCTGTGTCTTCTGGTAAGCAATGTCAGCTAACACCTTCTGGTAGGGCTAAGTTGGAAACAGCTTTAAAGGCGATCTTTGGCTGCGAGCCTTCTCATAACAAAGTGTATGAATGGGCTAGAGAACGTTGGAGTATGGGTAGACAAACAATTACGGATGTTAGGAATGGGAAAAGCGTCAATATTACTACATTAGAGAATTTATTTTATTTGGTTAAACAAGGCTTGAATGAGAAGTCTCAAGGCAATCGTTCCTTAGCTGAATTCGCCAAGAATTTTATACTTACTGACAAAGATTATGATAGCGTTAGCGGAGCAAAACCTAAAAGAAACTGTCAAAAAAACTTTACCTTAAATGAGGGCAAGCCTTTAGAGATTGCTTTAGATACTCTAGATTACAAAGCTCAAAATGATAGTTTTGATAATTATATTAAAAAGCGTCAAATTATCAGTTTTTTGATTCATGGAACGTGTAATTATGGTCAGTTATGGCTAACCAATCGTTTAGTGAGACAACATTTTGAGTATGCCTATGTTGCAGAAAAGCTGGTACGTATCGACCTACCCCCTTATAGTCCCAATCGAGAGATATATATTGACACGGTTTGGACACT
This Desertifilum tharense IPPAS B-1220 DNA region includes the following protein-coding sequences:
- a CDS encoding TolC family protein → MRNFRYIFGVSVSAALALSSNNTDSAALNSLKNETLQPAPAIAQSQNPEASEILNPAPLLLAQATSPEPSGGALQPQLAVSEPERIQTPLLAAASPSPAVPVQPQIVVSPVSEAARVAEVAPVQAQAEVAPVQPQAEVAPVQAQAEVAPVQLQAEVTPVQPQNPASIASGTPPAQVPGVAPFAPERPSVSQSPDSLYLDPDTNPLLFPTRPEEVRLEGTQPLTLEQALELARRNNQELQVARLEYERSRAVVRQALAAEYPTLSLQGDASRQQSPGGQIAAAGSPPGGPNPDAPTNTLSGTLQLSYDLYTGGLRSANIRAAERQQRVTELEVERLGEQLRLDVTEDYYNLQEALEQIRIRQQSVNNALRSLQDAQALEQAGVGTRFAVLQAQVQFANEQQRLTEAIAQLRTARRQLARRLSIPQFVDLTAADPVQIAGRWELPLEDSIVLAFQNRAELEQQLVQRELNEAQRRAALSARNPRISLFANYNVLRTSSDDPLGTTGTGDGYTLGARVNWNLFDGGEARARVRQEEADIAIAETNFANNRNLVRLQVEQSYFELVSTFENIQTASIALEQAREALRLARLRFQAGVGTQTEVIDAETDLTLAEFNRIQAILGYNRSLARLQRAISNFPGLATAATP
- a CDS encoding DegT/DnrJ/EryC1/StrS aminotransferase family protein, yielding MNNIPPVDLKQQYEAIASEVAPVVLEVLASGRYIGGPVVEAFEAEFAQSVGTSECVACNSGTDALFLALRALDIGPGDEVITSPFTFIATAEAIILAGATPVFVDIEAQTFNLDLQQVEAAITPRTRALLPVHLFGQPVDMTRLMAIAQAHQLAVVEDCAQATGAEWAGQTVGSIGHVGCFSFFPTKNLGACGDGGAVTTHDPAIAAAVRMLREHGSKERYLHEAVGVNSRLDAIQAAILRAKLKHLPAWNQQRRQRAARYHELLQPLPHITCPQAPTGGVSTWNQYTIRVKSQSPDRDTVRNRLQAKGISSMVYYPLPLHLQPVYQNLGYQPGQFPVAEQACQEVLSLPMFPDLTEEQQLAVTYGLKDSLTLA
- a CDS encoding AarF/ABC1/UbiB kinase family protein — its product is MKHHPLQRLRVYDAEAIAQYYKYRPWLTLWRSIVAIWYFAGFILGLQIDKWTGQTEKRKLKRAVQLRTILTRLGPTYIKVGQALSTRPDLIRKDFLEELVKLQDQLPPFSTTEAFNILETELQQPIEAIYRELSPQPVAAASLGQVYKGRLHSGEEVAVKIQRPNLIPVITLDLALIRWCAGWLAPWLPLNLGHDLTLIVDEFGTKLFEEIDYLNEGRNAEKFATNFRDHPLIKIPVIYWRHSSKRVLTLEWIHGFKLTDTQQIEKNGLDTDTLITIGVTAGLQQLLEHGFFHADPHPGNLFALPPQCPVDGDRSPGKWFQGGRMAFIDFGMMDQLDELTKETLVDAVVHLINKDYVELAGDFVQLGFLTPETDIMPIVPALEAVLGDMMGESVRDFNFKTITDRFSELMYDYPFRVPAKFALIIRSLVTQEGIALSLNPNFKIVDVAYPYVSRRLLTGESPRLRRRLIEVLFKGGRFRWDRLEEMIAIARSDHSFDLLPTAQLGLNYLLSEEGKFLRSQLLLALTEDDRLHTEEVRRLWNLIKEDIEPSQLFNVALGALANFSREGAAALIPSMATFKS